In Fimbriimonadales bacterium, a genomic segment contains:
- a CDS encoding flagellar biosynthetic protein FliO codes for MKPFLIAAGETLGFDSLKEDPIPPFSSDGIGFGWISLFKLLLAVALVILAIRWLLPKYIHRFSKPRTGGEDSELRVLESLPIAGGSLHLVKVREQVLLIGSSPNTISLIANLSEIEELPDLKHSADEEPAENSDRFKEVLARLQRLGG; via the coding sequence GTGAAACCCTTCTTGATTGCCGCAGGTGAAACTCTCGGATTCGATTCTTTGAAAGAAGACCCAATTCCACCTTTCTCTTCCGATGGTATCGGTTTCGGATGGATTTCGCTTTTCAAACTTCTTTTAGCAGTTGCTCTCGTTATTCTCGCGATTCGCTGGTTGCTACCGAAATATATTCATCGTTTTTCGAAGCCACGAACCGGGGGGGAAGACTCTGAACTTCGAGTATTGGAAAGTCTGCCCATTGCTGGGGGGTCTTTGCATTTGGTAAAAGTACGCGAGCAGGTCTTGCTCATCGGAAGTTCTCCGAATACAATATCATTGATCGCGAATCTCTCTGAAATCGAAGAACTCCCTGATTTGAAACACTCTGCCGATGAGGAACCAGCAGAAAATAGCGACCGATTTAAAGAAGTTCTCGCACGGTTACAGCGTCTCGGAGGATGA
- the fliP gene encoding flagellar type III secretion system pore protein FliP (The bacterial flagellar biogenesis protein FliP forms a type III secretion system (T3SS)-type pore required for flagellar assembly.) — protein sequence MPIRFLRLLFLVLFLCLISIAYSQSANQGLAVPSVRLGIENASKPEEVATSLQILALLTILSLAPALLMMTTAFTRIVVVFSFLRTALGTPTIPPNPVLIGLSLFLTFYVMSPTLERMNNEALQPYLKKQITLEQAKDKAWKAGRDFMIRQTYKKDLSLFANMSKKQFRNIEDVGWQQLVPAFVLSELKTAFIIGFYIFVPFLVIDLVVASILMSMGMMMLPPVVVSLPAKVLVFLLADGWSILVQGVLGGFR from the coding sequence ATGCCTATTCGCTTTTTGCGTCTTCTTTTTCTTGTCCTTTTCCTTTGTCTAATTTCGATCGCATATTCTCAATCTGCCAATCAAGGGCTTGCAGTTCCGTCCGTTCGTTTGGGAATCGAAAACGCATCGAAACCCGAAGAAGTCGCTACGAGCCTCCAAATCCTCGCCCTTCTCACGATTCTCAGCCTCGCGCCAGCCTTGCTCATGATGACGACAGCATTCACGAGAATCGTCGTGGTTTTCAGTTTCCTGCGCACCGCACTCGGCACTCCTACCATCCCCCCCAATCCTGTTTTAATCGGATTGAGTTTGTTTCTGACATTCTACGTTATGTCACCGACACTGGAGCGAATGAACAACGAAGCACTACAGCCTTATCTAAAAAAACAAATCACTTTGGAACAAGCAAAAGACAAAGCATGGAAAGCCGGAAGGGATTTCATGATTCGTCAAACTTATAAAAAAGATTTGTCTTTATTTGCCAATATGAGCAAAAAACAATTTCGCAACATCGAGGATGTGGGATGGCAACAACTCGTGCCGGCATTCGTTCTCAGCGAATTAAAGACTGCGTTTATCATCGGATTTTATATTTTCGTTCCCTTTTTAGTGATTGATTTAGTCGTCGCGAGCATTTTGATGAGCATGGGAATGATGATGCTCCCTCCGGTCGTCGTCTCTCTACCTGCAAAGGTGTTGGTTTTCTTGCTCGCCGATGGGTGGAGTATTCTCGTTCAAGGTGTTTTAGGAGGGTTCCGATGA
- the fliQ gene encoding flagellar biosynthesis protein FliQ produces MNQSEVLEIGRQAMNVALQLSLPVLSLTLLAGLIVAIFQAVTQVQEMTLTYVPKILAVIVALLLFGSWMLSTIVSFTAQSFHSIERVTK; encoded by the coding sequence ATGAACCAATCCGAAGTTTTAGAAATCGGACGCCAAGCGATGAACGTCGCTCTTCAACTCAGCTTGCCCGTTCTCAGCCTCACCTTGCTCGCGGGTTTGATTGTCGCAATTTTTCAAGCAGTAACCCAAGTGCAGGAAATGACACTCACGTATGTCCCGAAAATTTTAGCCGTGATTGTCGCTTTGCTCTTATTCGGGTCGTGGATGCTTTCTACCATAGTAAGTTTCACCGCTCAATCCTTCCATTCCATTGAAAGAGTAACAAAATGA
- a CDS encoding flagellar biosynthetic protein FliR, with amino-acid sequence MTWDIPLFVAFLAAFLRTSAMFLAAPLFGGIGIPIMVRVFFAGAVSLALSPLIYGNVTTPETLYDLLSLAFREIAFGLALGFCVNLVLSAAESAGAFLDMQIGLGLASLLVPNTEIPTSILSRFKFMLALVLLFVTNGHHIMMNALVRSYTTNSALTLESSLTTLLNGLASFSMLTLQIALPVAAASFMVDVAMGIISRAVPQINILMAGLSAKLLVGILALSLVLPALGYGISEAIDTFGNLLNGLLK; translated from the coding sequence ATGACATGGGATATTCCCTTGTTCGTTGCTTTTTTAGCGGCGTTTTTACGCACTTCCGCAATGTTCTTGGCAGCCCCACTATTCGGGGGGATCGGAATTCCGATTATGGTTCGCGTGTTTTTTGCGGGCGCAGTGTCGCTGGCTCTTTCGCCACTCATTTACGGAAACGTCACGACTCCTGAGACGCTCTATGATTTATTGTCTCTCGCATTTCGCGAGATTGCTTTCGGGCTTGCGCTCGGTTTCTGCGTAAACTTAGTGCTTTCTGCGGCAGAATCCGCAGGCGCGTTTCTCGATATGCAGATTGGGTTGGGTTTGGCATCTTTGTTAGTTCCTAACACCGAGATCCCTACGAGTATCCTTTCTCGCTTCAAATTCATGTTGGCGTTGGTTTTATTATTCGTAACGAACGGTCATCACATCATGATGAATGCACTCGTTCGAAGTTACACAACGAATAGTGCACTAACTTTAGAATCATCGCTAACTACGCTTTTGAATGGATTGGCTTCTTTTTCGATGTTGACTTTGCAAATTGCCCTGCCTGTGGCAGCGGCGAGTTTTATGGTAGATGTCGCGATGGGAATTATCAGCCGCGCTGTCCCTCAAATCAATATACTAATGGCAGGACTTTCGGCAAAACTACTCGTTGGAATCCTCGCGCTATCTCTCGTTCTTCCTGCACTCGGCTATGGTATTTCTGAAGCGATCGACACTTTCGGAAACTTACTCAATGGACTCCTGAAGTAA
- the flhB gene encoding flagellar biosynthesis protein FlhB: MAETTQERTERATPRKRQEARKKGTVARSLDLSSSFALLLAAILLPFFGVGLALALKESVKAGLASPNSNFEIGTLANHVWVIVKPVVIAFIPFLLISLAGVVVSFAQVGFHFSSEPLNPKFERINPVEGFKRLFSRRSLFDFFKTLGKFFIIGYITWHDITSNWSGLLSLTYLTPNQAIPWIGSVIVSLLLKIACAWLILGVLDYLFIRYQLERELRMTREEFKREMREQELSPELRIEMQRRRQRLARARMMANIKHADVVITNPVEYAVALKYDSKRYPAPIVLAKGHLRMAERIREEAKKKRIPIVANPPLARSLYEQVEIGEMIPTALFQAVAEVLAYVFRTKNRRL; this comes from the coding sequence ATGGCAGAAACGACGCAAGAAAGAACAGAAAGAGCGACTCCGCGCAAGCGGCAAGAGGCGCGCAAAAAAGGAACCGTCGCGCGTTCCCTGGATTTATCTTCGTCTTTCGCTCTTCTCCTCGCTGCGATTTTGTTGCCTTTTTTCGGTGTCGGTCTCGCTCTCGCTCTCAAAGAAAGCGTGAAAGCCGGACTTGCTTCGCCGAATTCGAATTTCGAAATCGGCACTCTCGCGAATCACGTGTGGGTGATCGTAAAACCTGTTGTCATCGCTTTTATTCCGTTTTTGTTAATTAGCCTTGCTGGGGTGGTGGTGAGTTTCGCGCAGGTCGGCTTTCATTTTTCTTCGGAACCGCTCAATCCGAAATTCGAAAGAATCAACCCCGTCGAAGGATTCAAGCGTTTATTTTCCCGTCGCTCACTTTTCGATTTCTTTAAAACTTTGGGAAAGTTTTTCATCATCGGCTATATCACATGGCACGACATCACGAGCAATTGGAGTGGGCTTTTGAGCCTTACGTACTTGACACCGAATCAAGCGATTCCATGGATTGGTTCGGTCATCGTTAGTCTCCTCCTTAAAATTGCATGTGCATGGCTGATTTTGGGAGTTCTCGATTATTTATTCATCCGCTATCAACTCGAACGAGAATTACGCATGACGAGAGAGGAATTCAAACGCGAAATGCGCGAACAAGAACTTTCTCCCGAATTACGCATCGAAATGCAACGTCGGAGACAACGTTTGGCACGTGCGCGCATGATGGCGAACATCAAACATGCCGATGTTGTTATCACGAACCCCGTCGAATACGCTGTCGCATTGAAATACGACAGCAAACGCTACCCAGCGCCTATCGTTTTAGCGAAAGGTCATCTGCGAATGGCAGAACGCATCCGTGAAGAAGCGAAAAAAAAACGTATTCCCATCGTCGCAAACCCCCCTTTAGCGCGTTCGCTCTACGAACAAGTGGAAATTGGCGAAATGATTCCCACAGCACTTTTCCAAGCAGTCGCCGAAGTGCTCGCATACGTTTTTCGTACGAAAAACAGAAGGCTCTAA
- a CDS encoding glycosyltransferase family 4 protein gives MRNSLNRLRILYGSHWYLPYSLGLVNELAHSHDVLLVTTNYALSQLGKEWKEMLSPKLSYEIEGDTRMRFQQPPGYYFRCYRAMTRRLREFNPHIIHFQETHNPPLMLVFLTFLFRKKQPFILTIHDPEPHTGESIKGYALRKPLLDKVRHRANRILTLSEFNKRELLRIYPKMNPERIHVVLHGVMDFFLRWKNPEYEEQKGNVLFFGRMQKYKGLDVLLKAWEKVKEIPYAKLVLAGTGPESDALENPIKGEKSITMLNRFLEGPEVARLMCEASCVVLPYTEATQSGVLAISVAFGKPNIVTRTGGLPEMVDDGINALVIPPNDSDALADALIRMLKDDGLRRHFSEETRKLAETKLSWKTLTRQVEEMYYEAIQ, from the coding sequence TTGCGAAACAGTTTGAACAGACTTCGAATCCTTTACGGGTCGCATTGGTATCTTCCCTATTCTTTGGGTCTCGTAAACGAGTTAGCCCATTCGCACGACGTTCTTCTCGTAACTACAAACTATGCCCTCTCTCAACTCGGAAAGGAATGGAAGGAGATGCTGAGCCCTAAACTTTCCTATGAAATCGAAGGGGATACGAGAATGCGGTTTCAACAACCGCCTGGTTATTATTTCCGATGCTATCGCGCGATGACGAGGAGATTGCGCGAATTCAATCCTCACATCATTCATTTTCAAGAAACGCATAACCCCCCATTGATGTTAGTGTTTTTGACGTTTCTTTTTCGCAAAAAACAACCTTTTATCCTCACGATTCACGACCCCGAACCGCACACAGGTGAAAGCATAAAAGGCTATGCACTACGAAAGCCTTTGCTCGACAAAGTTCGCCATCGTGCGAATCGTATTCTCACGCTTTCGGAATTCAACAAACGAGAACTCTTACGCATTTATCCGAAAATGAACCCCGAGCGAATTCATGTCGTTCTTCATGGCGTGATGGATTTTTTTCTGCGATGGAAAAACCCCGAATACGAAGAGCAGAAAGGGAACGTTTTGTTTTTCGGCAGAATGCAGAAATACAAAGGTTTAGATGTGCTTTTAAAAGCGTGGGAGAAGGTGAAGGAAATACCCTATGCGAAATTGGTTTTGGCAGGAACGGGTCCCGAGTCGGATGCTCTCGAAAATCCAATAAAAGGAGAAAAGAGCATCACGATGCTCAATCGCTTTTTAGAGGGTCCGGAAGTCGCACGTTTGATGTGCGAAGCGTCCTGCGTAGTCCTTCCCTACACAGAAGCTACGCAAAGCGGAGTTTTAGCGATTTCCGTCGCATTCGGAAAACCGAATATCGTCACCCGCACGGGGGGGCTTCCCGAAATGGTGGATGACGGTATTAACGCTCTCGTCATCCCTCCGAACGATTCAGATGCTCTCGCCGACGCGTTGATTCGCATGTTAAAAGACGATGGTTTGCGTAGACATTTTTCCGAGGAAACGCGAAAACTCGCAGAAACGAAGTTGTCGTGGAAGACACTAACGCGACAAGTAGAAGAAATGTACTACGAAGCGATTCAATAA
- a CDS encoding VCBS repeat-containing protein, translating into MLIIGALLFTTSLCEPVARVITITPPDEPVATRAIVETVPFIVYDESYRDEPPQMPGWPKTIPSDPNFAPIRGATLADLDNDKKLEIIVPSTLGKLYAWKLDGTPYGNFPVTTIGFPQWAASVGDLDRDGKVEIVQTTRGWTSGGRLYVFDNTGKVLPGWPKSLNGNNVEYSAVLADLDKDSKLEIIVGERAYPIGRIHVFEKDGTEWGGNWPVTIDHVPAQSAAVGDVDGDGNKEVFYTSYVSMYLIRKDGTIMPGWPKQIPNANFSYQSAALADLDGDKKLEIIVGAHGNAPGFYVYRYDGSAFSGWPKFADTWTYCPPTVTDMERNGILDIAGGQAGYFSGNSRCFWIWDRFGQVRNGFPYYSSHGGGSDGPLTVADIEGNGLHEIFADHNVTIGGNGFLFGVTEAGGDIVNFPLRPTGFTYMNSATIGDVDGNGTYELAVVAFAENVVNVYLYTLPWTYKRKTGMEWPTYHVRNTRDGVFGVVKP; encoded by the coding sequence ATGTTGATAATAGGAGCTTTGTTGTTTACGACTTCTTTATGCGAACCTGTCGCTCGTGTCATCACAATCACCCCGCCCGATGAGCCAGTTGCTACTCGTGCGATTGTGGAGACTGTTCCGTTTATCGTTTATGACGAATCCTATCGCGATGAGCCTCCTCAAATGCCAGGATGGCCAAAAACCATCCCTTCCGACCCCAATTTTGCCCCGATCAGAGGAGCGACTCTCGCCGACTTAGATAACGATAAAAAACTCGAAATCATCGTCCCGAGCACGCTGGGGAAATTGTATGCGTGGAAACTCGATGGAACGCCCTATGGGAATTTTCCTGTAACGACTATCGGTTTTCCGCAGTGGGCTGCGAGCGTAGGGGATTTGGATAGAGATGGCAAAGTCGAAATCGTACAGACGACGCGTGGCTGGACGAGCGGCGGACGACTTTACGTTTTCGACAATACTGGAAAAGTTCTGCCCGGTTGGCCCAAATCATTGAATGGAAACAATGTCGAATATAGTGCTGTGCTTGCCGATTTGGACAAAGACAGTAAATTAGAGATCATCGTCGGAGAGCGCGCATATCCCATCGGAAGAATTCATGTTTTCGAAAAAGACGGCACGGAATGGGGGGGCAATTGGCCCGTAACCATTGATCACGTTCCTGCGCAAAGCGCTGCCGTCGGAGATGTAGATGGAGACGGGAACAAGGAAGTGTTTTACACTTCTTACGTTTCCATGTATTTGATCCGAAAAGACGGAACGATAATGCCGGGTTGGCCGAAGCAAATACCGAATGCGAATTTCAGTTATCAATCCGCTGCACTTGCGGATTTGGATGGCGATAAAAAATTGGAGATCATCGTAGGTGCTCACGGTAATGCACCGGGATTTTATGTTTATCGCTATGACGGAAGCGCTTTTTCCGGGTGGCCAAAATTCGCCGACACTTGGACATATTGCCCTCCGACGGTTACAGATATGGAGAGGAATGGCATTCTGGATATTGCGGGGGGGCAAGCGGGATATTTCAGCGGGAATTCTCGTTGCTTTTGGATTTGGGATCGTTTCGGACAAGTACGGAATGGATTTCCTTATTACAGTTCGCATGGTGGGGGCTCGGATGGTCCACTTACGGTTGCCGACATCGAAGGAAACGGATTGCACGAAATCTTTGCGGACCACAACGTCACGATTGGCGGAAATGGTTTTTTGTTCGGGGTGACCGAAGCAGGGGGGGACATCGTTAATTTTCCTCTGCGCCCCACCGGATTCACGTATATGAACAGCGCGACGATTGGAGACGTGGATGGAAACGGTACATACGAACTTGCCGTTGTCGCTTTTGCTGAGAATGTCGTGAATGTGTATCTTTACACATTGCCTTGGACATACAAGAGGAAAACGGGAATGGAATGGCCTACCTACCACGTACGGAATACACGCGATGGCGTTTTCGGGGTAGTCAAGCCTTAG